A genome region from Baekduia alba includes the following:
- a CDS encoding glycosyltransferase family 4 protein — MSLRAALARRVRGAPAPLTSPRPPLLLEALREGAVPLAPRAAAAAGDRATPLRVAVVIPQFRRGSGGHKTIADLVRGLEARGHALELLLVDEEGRHAEQADDAALSALFIAFFGPVRAPVRRLDAAAFGGADVVVATGWQTVPAVLRLPGAAARAYLVQDHEPEFYPTSIEREWATWTYRQGLHAICASPWLAGLVTDLYGSTASSFDLGVDHETYRATSGGGPRRTDRVLFYARPTTPRRAVPLGLLALEELHRRRPGVDVVLFGEPRATDAPFAHRDLGVLPPAQLAREYAQATAGVVLSLTNPSLVPTEMLACGLPVVDLAVGSMLDTFGADGPIELSAPDPLALCAAIERLLDDAALRERRSAAGLALTAQRTWTRAAQQVDAGLRDALAAR, encoded by the coding sequence GTGAGCCTCCGCGCGGCGCTGGCCCGCCGGGTCCGCGGCGCGCCCGCGCCGCTGACGTCGCCGCGGCCGCCGCTGTTGTTGGAGGCGTTGCGCGAGGGCGCGGTGCCGCTGGCGCCGCGGGCGGCGGCGGCTGCCGGCGACCGCGCGACGCCGCTGCGCGTCGCCGTCGTCATCCCCCAGTTCCGCCGTGGCTCGGGCGGCCACAAGACGATCGCCGACCTCGTCCGAGGCCTGGAGGCGCGCGGGCACGCGCTCGAGCTGCTGCTCGTCGACGAGGAGGGCCGGCACGCCGAGCAGGCCGACGACGCGGCGCTGAGTGCGTTGTTCATCGCCTTCTTCGGCCCGGTGCGCGCGCCGGTGCGCCGGCTGGACGCGGCCGCGTTCGGCGGCGCCGACGTCGTCGTCGCCACCGGCTGGCAGACCGTGCCCGCGGTGCTCCGGCTGCCCGGCGCGGCGGCGCGCGCCTACCTCGTCCAGGACCACGAGCCGGAGTTCTACCCCACCTCGATCGAGCGCGAGTGGGCGACGTGGACCTACCGCCAGGGGCTGCACGCGATCTGCGCGTCGCCGTGGCTGGCGGGGCTGGTGACCGACCTGTACGGGTCGACCGCCTCGTCCTTCGACCTCGGCGTCGACCACGAGACCTACCGCGCGACGTCCGGCGGCGGACCGCGCCGGACCGACCGCGTGCTCTTCTACGCGCGGCCCACGACGCCACGCCGCGCGGTCCCGCTCGGCCTCCTCGCGCTGGAGGAGCTGCACCGCCGCCGGCCGGGCGTCGACGTCGTCCTCTTCGGCGAGCCGCGCGCGACCGACGCGCCGTTCGCCCACCGCGACCTCGGCGTGCTCCCGCCGGCGCAGCTGGCCCGCGAGTACGCGCAGGCCACGGCCGGCGTCGTCCTCTCGCTGACCAACCCGTCGCTGGTCCCGACCGAGATGCTGGCCTGCGGGCTGCCGGTCGTCGACCTCGCCGTCGGGTCGATGCTCGACACCTTCGGCGCCGACGGGCCGATCGAGCTCAGCGCCCCCGACCCGCTCGCGCTGTGCGCGGCGATCGAGCGCCTCCTCGACGACGCCGCGCTGCGCGAGCGCCGCTCCGCCGCCGGCCTCGCGCTCACCGCGCAGCGCACCTGGACCCGGGCCGCCCAGCAGGTCGACGCCGGGCTGCGGGACGCGCTCGCGGCGCGCTAG
- a CDS encoding FkbM family methyltransferase translates to MPSLGDVRRMAGVAVPLLTPVALREAIDARRIFQARGLHAPSLLHARRAYLSRVHLIPPSVDLDAGLIIDIGANEGSFSAAVARLAPHAEIIACEPNPAPRERLRKRLGDRVTIVDQAIGLEPGRATFNITAMDHNSSLREPRSEEMGALLDDAGWEVTERVDVEVTTLDLLVGDRDVAVVKLDVQGAELDVLLGGTNALARTQAVLMEVTFFSHYEADATFGALHARMVDLGFELVAMAQPALAGAQGRFAWSDACYARVEKDLVTSPLAEGVGVVEQP, encoded by the coding sequence GTGCCCTCTCTTGGAGACGTCCGGCGCATGGCGGGGGTCGCCGTGCCGTTGCTCACCCCGGTCGCGCTGCGCGAGGCGATCGACGCGCGGCGGATCTTCCAGGCGCGCGGCCTGCACGCGCCGTCGCTGCTGCACGCGCGGCGGGCCTACCTGTCGCGCGTGCACCTGATCCCGCCGAGCGTCGACCTCGACGCGGGGCTGATCATCGACATCGGCGCCAACGAGGGGAGCTTCTCGGCGGCCGTCGCGCGCCTCGCGCCGCACGCCGAGATCATCGCCTGCGAGCCGAACCCGGCGCCGCGTGAGCGCCTGCGCAAGCGCCTCGGCGACCGCGTCACGATCGTCGACCAGGCGATCGGCCTGGAGCCCGGGCGCGCGACGTTCAACATCACCGCGATGGACCACAACTCGTCGCTGCGCGAGCCGCGCAGCGAGGAGATGGGCGCGCTCCTGGACGACGCGGGGTGGGAGGTCACCGAGCGCGTCGACGTCGAGGTCACCACGCTCGACCTGCTCGTCGGCGACCGCGACGTCGCGGTCGTCAAGCTCGACGTCCAGGGCGCCGAGCTCGACGTGCTGCTCGGCGGCACCAACGCGCTGGCGCGCACCCAGGCCGTGCTCATGGAGGTCACGTTCTTCTCGCACTACGAGGCCGACGCCACGTTCGGCGCGCTGCACGCCCGGATGGTCGACCTCGGCTTCGAGCTCGTCGCGATGGCGCAGCCGGCGCTGGCCGGCGCGCAGGGGCGCTTCGCGTGGTCCGACGCCTGCTACGCCCGCGTCGAGAAGGATCTCGTGACGTCGCCGCTGGCCGAGGGCGTCGGCGTGGTCGAACAGCCCTAG
- a CDS encoding DUF2142 domain-containing protein produces MLRTVPRPLLGLLAAILALGIAFTLVTPFLQAPDENSHFGYIQYFGETGQLPANKPLAPPFTTEQTQASGASNSDQAAAQKAVPMSWSTSAFDAWRASERKLTDAQRADAGGPNPASGNPPLYYLLETPAYLVGKGGDIFTRLELTRIMSVLWVLVTAAGAWLLAGELFGRDRLMQLAVAGFTGLAPMVLFVSSSVSPDAMLYAAWAIALWLGTRLLRRGLSTGGVLALFAVVGAACVVKATSFALLPAAALALALALWRARPEGLTPRRGAIAIGAAAVGMIFTLGIWIVVSRLNHQAAAGQVGVVSSGEFNLREFLSYVWQFYLPKLGFMNDFRSVAPTLPAWDIVFKGAWAAFGWLEVLFPTWVYLVLLFVSVVAVVGGVAGVWRDRARVDWAVFAFLALVVLTLMAGLHISEYRQIKGGASNFFQGRYVLPLAPLAACALARTIAWAPQRLRGQLVGGALGAFIVLNLFSLGLILQRFYA; encoded by the coding sequence GTGCTCCGGACAGTCCCGCGGCCGCTGCTGGGGCTCCTGGCGGCGATCCTCGCCCTTGGCATCGCGTTCACGCTCGTCACGCCGTTCCTGCAGGCGCCGGACGAGAACTCGCACTTCGGCTACATCCAGTACTTCGGCGAGACCGGGCAATTGCCCGCCAACAAGCCGTTGGCGCCGCCGTTCACGACCGAGCAGACGCAGGCCTCCGGGGCGTCCAACTCCGACCAGGCCGCGGCGCAGAAGGCCGTGCCGATGAGCTGGAGCACGTCGGCGTTCGACGCCTGGCGCGCGAGCGAGCGCAAGCTCACCGACGCGCAGCGCGCCGACGCCGGCGGCCCGAACCCGGCCTCGGGCAACCCACCGCTGTACTACCTGCTCGAGACGCCGGCCTACCTCGTCGGCAAGGGCGGCGACATCTTCACGCGGCTGGAGCTGACGCGGATCATGTCCGTGCTCTGGGTCCTCGTCACCGCGGCGGGCGCGTGGCTGCTGGCCGGCGAGCTGTTCGGGCGCGACCGGCTGATGCAGCTGGCGGTCGCCGGCTTCACGGGGCTGGCGCCGATGGTGCTGTTCGTGTCGTCCTCGGTCAGCCCCGACGCGATGCTGTACGCCGCCTGGGCGATCGCGCTGTGGCTGGGGACGCGGCTGCTACGGCGCGGGCTGAGCACCGGCGGCGTGCTCGCGCTCTTCGCGGTGGTGGGCGCGGCGTGCGTGGTCAAGGCCACCAGCTTCGCGTTGCTGCCGGCCGCGGCGCTCGCGCTGGCGCTCGCCCTGTGGCGCGCGCGGCCGGAGGGGCTGACGCCGCGCCGTGGGGCGATCGCGATCGGCGCGGCCGCCGTCGGCATGATCTTCACGCTCGGCATCTGGATCGTGGTCTCGCGCCTCAACCACCAAGCGGCGGCCGGGCAGGTCGGCGTCGTCAGCAGCGGCGAGTTCAACCTGCGCGAGTTCCTGTCCTACGTGTGGCAGTTCTACCTGCCCAAGCTGGGGTTCATGAACGACTTCCGCTCGGTGGCCCCGACGCTGCCGGCGTGGGACATCGTCTTCAAGGGCGCGTGGGCGGCGTTCGGCTGGCTCGAGGTCCTCTTCCCGACCTGGGTCTACCTCGTGCTGCTCTTCGTGTCCGTCGTGGCGGTCGTCGGCGGCGTCGCCGGGGTCTGGAGGGACCGCGCCCGCGTCGACTGGGCGGTGTTCGCGTTCCTGGCGCTCGTCGTCCTCACGCTGATGGCCGGGCTGCACATCAGCGAGTACCGCCAGATCAAGGGCGGCGCGTCCAACTTCTTCCAGGGCCGCTACGTGCTGCCGCTCGCGCCGCTGGCCGCCTGCGCGCTGGCGCGGACGATCGCCTGGGCGCCGCAGCGGCTGCGCGGGCAGCTCGTCGGCGGCGCGCTCGGCGCGTTCATCGTGCTGAACCTGTTCTCCCTCGGCCTGATCCTGCAGCGGTTCTATGCGTAG
- a CDS encoding flippase produces MAPELDTPAGADRSDDVDVLDSGQAGGIAIRGGMIRTGGHVAALAMSLASAPFMIRHLGEVDYGYYMTVSAILFIVGGATEAGLTQLGVKRYAALDSADRPEFLRVLVGLRLALTVVGVAFAAAFSAVTGQPAVVVAGTAIMGLGLLLSLTQQTYAVSLSSQLKLGWVAGLDFIASFSLAVATIFLVVVGASLIPFFWAAVFSGGTLLTVTLLVLRQDAGLLPRFDLPQWRSIMREILPYALAAAVGLIYFRLAIVIMSYISTDRETGIYSAAQRIVEAVAALPWLVTSAGFPILARAARDDEVRLRSALQRLFEVTLLLGGGAAIIGVAGAKFAVAVVAGPDFKDSVAVLQILVCSLLMTFLVATWSSALLSIGEYRRILWANLGALVTTGVLSLALIPSLGANGAAIATVSAETALALGYLVALGHHDRRLVPGFGVALRLLPGAALATAFGLLASLPSVVESLACGAIYFGGAVLLRAVPPEVLHALLRRDREPPTG; encoded by the coding sequence ATGGCGCCCGAGCTCGACACACCGGCGGGAGCGGATCGGTCCGACGACGTCGACGTGCTGGACTCGGGCCAGGCCGGCGGCATAGCGATCCGCGGCGGCATGATCCGCACCGGCGGCCACGTCGCGGCGCTGGCCATGAGCCTCGCCTCCGCGCCGTTCATGATCCGCCACCTCGGCGAGGTCGACTACGGCTACTACATGACGGTCTCGGCGATCCTGTTCATCGTCGGCGGGGCGACCGAAGCGGGTCTGACGCAGTTGGGCGTCAAGCGCTACGCGGCCCTGGACTCGGCCGACCGCCCGGAGTTCCTGCGCGTCCTGGTCGGCCTGCGGCTCGCGCTCACCGTCGTCGGGGTCGCGTTCGCGGCGGCGTTCTCCGCCGTCACGGGTCAGCCCGCGGTCGTCGTGGCGGGCACGGCGATCATGGGGCTCGGCCTGCTGCTCAGCCTCACCCAGCAGACCTACGCGGTGTCGCTGAGCTCCCAGCTCAAGCTCGGGTGGGTCGCCGGGCTGGACTTCATCGCGTCCTTCAGCCTGGCGGTCGCGACGATCTTCCTGGTGGTCGTCGGCGCGTCGCTGATCCCGTTCTTCTGGGCGGCGGTCTTCTCCGGCGGGACCCTGCTGACGGTGACGCTGCTCGTCCTGCGCCAGGACGCCGGGCTTCTGCCGCGCTTCGACCTCCCGCAGTGGCGCTCGATCATGCGCGAGATCCTGCCCTACGCGCTGGCCGCCGCGGTCGGGCTCATCTACTTCCGCCTGGCGATCGTGATCATGAGCTACATCTCGACCGACCGCGAGACGGGGATCTACTCCGCCGCCCAGCGGATCGTCGAGGCGGTCGCCGCGCTGCCGTGGCTGGTGACGTCGGCGGGCTTCCCGATCCTGGCCCGCGCGGCACGCGACGACGAGGTCCGGCTGCGCAGCGCGCTGCAGCGGCTGTTCGAGGTGACGCTGCTCCTCGGCGGTGGCGCGGCGATCATCGGCGTGGCGGGCGCGAAGTTCGCCGTGGCGGTCGTCGCCGGCCCCGACTTCAAGGACTCGGTGGCGGTCCTGCAGATCCTCGTCTGCTCGCTGCTGATGACCTTCCTCGTGGCGACGTGGTCGTCGGCGCTGCTGTCGATCGGCGAGTACCGGCGCATCCTGTGGGCCAACCTCGGGGCGCTGGTGACCACCGGCGTGCTCAGCCTCGCGCTGATCCCGTCGCTGGGCGCGAACGGCGCCGCGATCGCGACGGTCTCCGCCGAGACCGCGCTGGCGCTCGGCTACCTCGTCGCGCTCGGCCACCACGACCGCCGCCTGGTGCCCGGCTTCGGCGTCGCGCTGCGGCTGCTGCCCGGCGCGGCGCTGGCGACCGCCTTCGGCCTGCTCGCGTCCCTGCCCTCCGTCGTCGAGTCGCTGGCGTGTGGCGCGATCTACTTCGGCGGCGCGGTCCTGCTCCGCGCGGTGCCGCCCGAGGTGCTCCACGCGCTGCTGCGGCGCGACCGCGAGCCCCCGACGGGCTAG
- a CDS encoding glycosyltransferase family 4 protein produces MSRPSVVLLRGHNANVWDLRPLEALQDEFDLRVLVTGSNLHDLAGLGLPQVAAGTPRDRLPVPQRAAGAAAYALGERYRDLEQHLTGADVVHSAEIHSWFSAQAAGLKDRLGFKLVLTVWETLPFLGTYRWPRERRYRTATIPQVDRVLAATRRTADTLTLEGVDPARVEVSAPGIALERFAAPADHAPGAPGTPHTVLSAGRLVWEKGHQDVLRAVAALRRGIVGPGRADVRALILGDGPERSKLEAYAAELGLTAAGAVEFRQTVPYDQIPAVYHAASALVLGSLVTKAWEEQFGMVLVEAMAAGLPVIACDTGAIPEVTSGHAALVAPGDWRGMAAALLEGPLASAPATRAAPPTELLERVSARAAARRTAAAYRTVLGS; encoded by the coding sequence GTGTCACGCCCTTCCGTGGTGCTCCTTCGCGGGCACAACGCCAACGTCTGGGACCTCCGCCCGCTCGAGGCGCTGCAGGACGAGTTCGACCTGCGCGTCCTGGTCACCGGATCCAACCTGCACGACCTGGCCGGCCTCGGGCTGCCGCAGGTGGCGGCCGGGACGCCGCGCGACCGGCTGCCGGTGCCCCAGCGCGCCGCCGGGGCGGCCGCCTACGCGCTCGGCGAGCGCTACCGCGACCTCGAGCAGCACCTGACGGGCGCCGACGTCGTGCACAGCGCCGAGATCCACAGCTGGTTCTCCGCGCAGGCCGCCGGGCTGAAGGACCGCCTCGGGTTCAAGTTGGTGCTGACGGTGTGGGAGACGCTGCCCTTCCTCGGCACCTACCGCTGGCCGCGTGAGCGCCGCTACCGGACGGCGACGATCCCGCAGGTCGATCGCGTCCTGGCCGCGACGCGGCGCACGGCCGACACGCTGACGCTGGAGGGCGTCGACCCGGCGCGTGTCGAGGTCTCCGCGCCCGGCATCGCGCTGGAGCGCTTCGCGGCGCCGGCCGACCATGCGCCCGGAGCGCCCGGCACGCCTCACACCGTGCTGTCCGCCGGGCGCCTGGTCTGGGAGAAGGGCCACCAGGACGTGCTGCGCGCGGTCGCCGCGCTGCGCCGCGGGATCGTCGGCCCCGGCCGCGCCGACGTGCGGGCGCTGATCCTGGGCGACGGGCCCGAGCGGAGCAAGTTGGAGGCCTACGCGGCCGAGCTCGGCCTGACCGCCGCGGGCGCCGTCGAGTTCCGCCAGACCGTCCCCTACGACCAGATCCCCGCCGTCTACCACGCGGCGTCGGCGCTGGTGCTCGGCTCGCTGGTGACCAAGGCGTGGGAGGAGCAGTTCGGGATGGTCCTCGTCGAGGCGATGGCCGCCGGCCTGCCGGTCATCGCGTGCGACACCGGCGCGATCCCCGAGGTCACGTCCGGGCACGCCGCGCTCGTCGCGCCCGGCGACTGGCGCGGCATGGCCGCGGCGCTGCTCGAGGGTCCGCTCGCGTCGGCGCCGGCCACGCGCGCCGCGCCGCCGACCGAGCTGCTGGAGCGGGTCTCGGCCCGCGCCGCCGCGCGCCGGACCGCCGCGGCCTACCGGACCGTCCTGGGTTCCTGA
- a CDS encoding glycosyltransferase family 4 protein, which produces MSERIAVSYPDVNLTGGVERVVVESVNHLVRRGHDVHLLAASVADGVLVDGVTVHRIRLPRRVDPLFAAGFRERATTALRRTGPYHAHAAFSALSPLGGTFWVPSVHAASYEAIMRWRTGRGRWVQRVNPYHRVRLALEKQYMSPGGYARLIAQTEQVKADAVRLYGTPPQDVDVVELGVDTTSFAPARRAALRASSRATLGIDPDARVVAFVANELERKGFATLAAALARLGRDDVTLLTIGRTDADAVRAEARSHGIAGRTVVAGSSTDMAVPLAAADMMALPTRYEPWGLVIVEALATGIPVVTTRLAGAAQQIEEGRTGALIDDPDDVAGFAHAIAWALSPDGPAEGDAIAASVGHLRWETVLDRFTTILVGA; this is translated from the coding sequence GTGAGCGAGCGCATCGCCGTCTCCTACCCCGACGTCAACCTCACCGGTGGCGTCGAGCGCGTCGTGGTCGAGAGCGTCAACCACCTCGTCCGGCGCGGTCACGACGTGCACCTGCTCGCGGCGTCGGTGGCCGACGGCGTGCTGGTCGACGGCGTGACGGTGCACCGGATCCGGCTGCCGCGCCGGGTCGACCCGCTGTTCGCCGCCGGCTTCCGCGAACGCGCGACCACGGCGTTGCGGCGCACCGGGCCCTACCACGCCCACGCGGCGTTCAGCGCGCTGTCGCCGCTGGGCGGCACGTTCTGGGTGCCGTCGGTCCACGCCGCCAGCTACGAGGCGATCATGCGGTGGCGCACCGGCCGCGGCCGCTGGGTCCAGCGGGTCAACCCGTACCACCGCGTCCGGCTCGCGCTGGAGAAGCAGTACATGTCGCCCGGCGGCTACGCGCGCCTGATCGCGCAGACCGAGCAGGTCAAGGCCGACGCGGTCCGGCTGTACGGCACGCCGCCGCAGGACGTCGACGTCGTCGAGCTGGGCGTCGACACGACATCGTTCGCCCCGGCCCGGCGGGCGGCGCTGCGCGCGTCGTCGCGCGCGACGCTCGGGATCGACCCCGACGCCCGCGTCGTCGCGTTCGTCGCCAACGAGCTGGAGCGCAAGGGCTTCGCGACGCTGGCCGCCGCGCTCGCGCGGCTCGGCCGCGACGACGTGACGCTCCTGACGATCGGCCGCACCGACGCCGACGCCGTCCGCGCCGAGGCTCGGTCGCACGGGATCGCGGGACGCACGGTCGTGGCCGGGTCGTCGACCGACATGGCGGTCCCGCTGGCCGCGGCCGACATGATGGCCTTGCCGACGCGCTACGAGCCGTGGGGCCTGGTGATCGTCGAAGCGCTCGCCACCGGGATCCCGGTCGTCACCACGCGGCTGGCCGGCGCCGCGCAGCAGATCGAGGAGGGCCGCACGGGCGCGCTGATCGACGACCCCGACGACGTCGCCGGCTTCGCCCACGCGATCGCGTGGGCGCTGAGCCCCGACGGCCCGGCCGAGGGCGACGCGATCGCCGCGAGCGTCGGCCACCTGCGCTGGGAGACCGTCCTCGACCGCTTCACCACCATCCTGGTCGGCGCATGA
- a CDS encoding glycosyltransferase family 2 protein has translation MTWAFVVLNWNGRDDTLRCLTALAAVEGDHTVYVADNGSTDGSVAAIRAAETSAVLIENGSNLGYSGGNNAAIDRALADGAEWVVLLNNDAQPERDVLRAFQAATVAHPDAGVLGGKLLFEDGRVQWAGQRLGLRTGYSGRPNGYGLPDGPEWSVDAPADRAVGALMAVSRKAIDAVGTLDHDLFAYVEDVDWCLRIREAGFACRFVAGARATHALAASTGGHASSTHALYYGARNTVVVCERHLPLGLVGTAARRMAIAATFGLRAVKVQRPSAGIAAVLTGVRDGVTRRLGPRA, from the coding sequence ATGACCTGGGCCTTCGTCGTCCTCAACTGGAACGGCCGTGACGACACGCTGCGCTGCCTGACCGCGCTGGCGGCCGTCGAGGGCGACCACACCGTCTACGTCGCCGACAACGGCTCGACCGACGGCAGCGTCGCGGCGATCCGCGCCGCGGAGACCTCCGCGGTGCTCATCGAGAACGGCTCCAACCTCGGCTACAGCGGCGGCAACAACGCCGCCATCGACCGCGCGCTCGCCGACGGCGCCGAGTGGGTCGTCCTGCTCAACAACGACGCGCAGCCGGAGCGCGACGTGCTGCGCGCCTTCCAGGCGGCGACCGTCGCCCACCCCGACGCCGGCGTCCTGGGCGGCAAGCTCCTGTTCGAGGACGGACGCGTCCAGTGGGCCGGTCAACGCCTGGGTCTGCGCACCGGCTACTCGGGCCGCCCGAACGGCTACGGGCTGCCCGACGGCCCGGAGTGGTCGGTCGACGCCCCGGCCGACCGGGCCGTCGGCGCGCTGATGGCCGTCTCGCGCAAGGCGATCGACGCCGTCGGCACGCTCGACCACGACCTCTTCGCCTACGTCGAGGACGTCGACTGGTGCCTGCGCATCCGCGAGGCGGGGTTCGCGTGCCGGTTCGTCGCCGGCGCCCGGGCGACGCACGCGCTGGCGGCGTCGACCGGCGGGCACGCCAGCTCGACGCACGCCCTCTACTACGGGGCGCGCAACACCGTCGTCGTCTGCGAGCGCCACCTGCCTCTCGGGCTGGTCGGCACCGCGGCGCGGCGGATGGCGATCGCCGCGACCTTCGGCCTGCGCGCCGTGAAGGTCCAGCGCCCGTCGGCCGGCATCGCGGCGGTCCTCACCGGCGTGCGCGACGGCGTCACGCGGCGACTCGGGCCGCGTGCCTAG
- a CDS encoding class I SAM-dependent methyltransferase has protein sequence MTLDVKPPGYYGAGRDDLVALLPRPIGRALDIGCGEGAVGRVLLAEGATSVHGVEIFPDAAAVAAEAYDDVVVAPVEVALTGDDLPAEFDTILCYDVLEHLADPALILGLLRQRAAPGARLHVSVPNARHLGLVRDLLFRGTFGYTEFGHRDATHLRWFTRRDIEAAVTDGGWRITASRPNPFRGRDAPVDRATRGHLSEFIALQWNVLATAG, from the coding sequence GTGACCCTCGACGTCAAGCCCCCGGGCTACTACGGCGCAGGTCGTGACGACCTCGTCGCGCTGCTGCCGCGACCGATCGGCCGCGCGCTGGACATCGGCTGCGGCGAGGGCGCCGTCGGCCGCGTCCTGCTGGCCGAGGGCGCGACGTCGGTGCACGGCGTCGAGATCTTCCCCGACGCCGCCGCGGTCGCCGCGGAGGCCTACGACGACGTCGTCGTCGCTCCGGTCGAGGTCGCGCTGACCGGCGACGACCTGCCCGCCGAGTTCGACACGATCCTCTGCTACGACGTGCTCGAGCACCTCGCCGACCCGGCGCTGATCCTCGGCCTGCTGCGCCAGCGCGCCGCGCCGGGCGCGCGCCTACACGTCTCGGTCCCCAACGCCCGCCACCTCGGCCTGGTGCGCGACCTGCTCTTCCGCGGCACGTTCGGCTACACGGAGTTCGGCCATCGGGACGCGACGCATCTGCGCTGGTTCACGCGGCGCGACATCGAAGCCGCCGTGACCGACGGCGGCTGGCGCATCACCGCCTCGCGCCCCAACCCGTTCCGCGGCCGCGACGCGCCGGTCGACCGCGCGACGCGCGGCCACCTCAGCGAGTTCATCGCGCTGCAGTGGAACGTGCTCGCGACCGCGGGCTGA
- a CDS encoding glycosyltransferase family 4 protein gives MRIGWDLLFLRPGQTGGREAYARELARALRVARPDLELVGLVGADAAGDGWWRELLDRVVVLPWVTAGSSARWAAGEAVGIAGAGRRARVDVLHGVGNFGALGGPFARVLTVHDVLFKRRPELVPPLMRVGTNALMTPAARRAHRVIADSHATATDVVELLGVRSERVEVIPLALGMLPSAGADAGRARAAVGAAGRPIVLCVAGDFQHKNLPALLDVWGALPGDDRPLLVYVGPGTDAGALPARVRAAGLDDDVRVLGAVPRELLEDLYAAAGALALPTRFEGFGLPVLEAMARGVPVVCSDLPVLREIGADQALYVDPDDAPAFAAAIGRALSGAIDPAAARAQAATFTWEQTAARTAAVYDAVSPRSRARSTAAR, from the coding sequence GTGAGGATCGGCTGGGACCTGCTGTTCCTGCGCCCCGGCCAGACCGGCGGCCGGGAGGCCTACGCCCGGGAGCTGGCGCGGGCGCTGCGCGTGGCGCGACCGGACCTGGAGCTCGTCGGCTTGGTCGGCGCCGACGCCGCGGGCGACGGGTGGTGGCGCGAGCTGCTGGACCGCGTCGTCGTGCTGCCGTGGGTGACCGCGGGGTCGAGCGCGCGCTGGGCCGCCGGCGAGGCGGTCGGGATCGCGGGGGCCGGGCGGCGCGCGCGGGTCGACGTCCTGCACGGCGTCGGGAACTTCGGCGCGCTCGGCGGGCCGTTCGCGCGGGTCCTCACCGTCCACGACGTCCTGTTCAAGCGCCGGCCCGAGCTCGTGCCGCCGCTGATGCGCGTCGGGACCAACGCGCTGATGACGCCGGCCGCGCGGCGCGCGCACCGCGTCATCGCCGACTCGCACGCGACGGCGACCGACGTGGTGGAGCTGCTCGGCGTGCGGTCCGAGCGCGTCGAGGTGATCCCGCTCGCGCTCGGCATGCTGCCGTCGGCAGGGGCCGACGCGGGGCGGGCGCGCGCCGCGGTTGGCGCGGCCGGCCGGCCGATCGTGCTCTGCGTCGCCGGCGACTTCCAGCACAAGAACCTGCCGGCGCTGCTCGACGTCTGGGGCGCGCTCCCCGGCGACGACCGACCGTTGTTGGTGTACGTGGGTCCGGGCACGGACGCCGGTGCGCTGCCCGCGCGCGTGCGCGCCGCCGGGCTGGACGACGACGTCCGCGTCCTGGGCGCCGTGCCGCGCGAGCTGCTCGAGGACCTCTATGCGGCCGCCGGCGCGCTCGCGCTGCCGACGCGCTTCGAGGGCTTCGGCCTGCCGGTGCTCGAAGCGATGGCGCGCGGCGTCCCGGTCGTCTGCTCCGACCTGCCGGTGCTGCGCGAGATCGGCGCCGACCAGGCGCTGTATGTCGATCCGGACGACGCGCCGGCGTTCGCGGCCGCGATCGGGCGCGCGCTCTCCGGCGCGATCGACCCCGCCGCCGCGCGCGCCCAGGCCGCGACGTTCACGTGGGAGCAGACCGCCGCGCGGACCGCGGCGGTCTACGACGCGGTCAGCCCGCGGTCGCGAGCACGTTCCACTGCAGCGCGATGA